The window agaaaatcctaaaaaatcctaaaaaatcttagaaaaccctaaaaatccgtAAAAAATCATAGATAATCCTAAAAaagcctaaaaaatcctagaaaaccctagaaaatactaaaaatcctagaaaaccctagaaaaccctagataaccctagaaaacccaagaaaatcctaaaaaaccctagaaaaactcctagaaaatcctaaaaaatcctagaaaatcctagaaaatcttagaaaaaacctagaaaatcctagaaaaccttggaaaaaccttagaaaatcctaaaaaagccttagaaaatcctaaaaagatcttagaaaatcttagaaaaccctagataacactagaaaaccctagaaaatccttgaaaatcctagaaaaacctataaaaactctagaaaaccctaaaaaactctaaaaaactctagaaaaccctaaaactctagaaaatcctataaaaacctataaaatcctagaaaaccctaaaaaactctagaaaaccctaatataccctaaaaaaccatagaaaatcctaaaaatcctagaaaacactaaaacccctagaaaatcctagataaccctagaaaaacatagaaaatcctagaaaactctaaaaaaccttagaaaatcttagatatccctagaaaacccaaaaaaaccctagaaaattttaaaaaatcctgaaaaaaccctagaaaatcctaaaaaaatcctagaaaaccctagataaccttagaaaactttagaaaaaaccctagaaaattctagaaaatactagaaaaatcctaaaaaatgctagaaaataatagagaaaccctagaaaaccctagaaaaatctagaaaatcctagaaaaaccctaaaaatcctaaaaactataaaaaaaaccctagaaacccaaacaatcctaaaaaaccctagaaaaccctagaaaaaacctagtaaaccctagataaccctagaaaacccttggatTCCGGTCACCATCAACCACGTTCACGTCAACGCCGAGAAGAATTCCATCGGAGGGTTATTCCCTTCAACAAATAGGGACGATGCCAAGACTTCAAGTTCTGTCCCTTTCAACAAATAACTTTTTAGGTTCGGTCCCCACTTCGTTGTTGTGCGATTCTTTGTCCATTCAAATTGTTAAGCTTGTCTTTAATTTTTACACAGGAGTTTTCGAGCTGCAAAGTACAAAGAACTGCATTAACTCGGGTTGAAGTGAGTCTCTGAATTGGAGCAACTTGGTGGGttattgttcttgttcttgttcttgattATGAAGGTTATAATCTTCtgccatttttatttttttgaatcagTTTATTGAGATTTTttgatttcttttctttattctgtTTAGAAATAAGATTAAGGGGAAGATATAATGATAATAGTGGCGGTAGTGGTAAGGGGTTTGGTGATGGGGTAtttggaagagagagaaaataatattttggaaATGATGAAAGTGAATGGATTTTGaagggtaaaattgaaaaaaaaaaaaaagtgttgacCATAGTTTGATCAGAAAATTTGAGAATAAggataaaattgatgcaaatcgaaaaaattaaagataaaattgaaacaaattaaaacttaagaatatttttaaaatttttaacaaatttcaagaacaaaaaatatactttaccttaAAAATTATACATCTTCAATCCTTGTTTTTAGTCTGTATCTTCAACCTTCTTCTCCCATCTACCCCCAAGTTGCAATGGTAATAAACTAGGCCAATTCTTGCATAAACTTCTTTTGTTATTCTAAAAAGAACCACATCATTGTATTTTACAATGTGGTTTTGTTTTGTACATAGATTGTAGGAGCATGCATTTTACAACTCAAAATTCATGCCAACGATAcccttttttttctaaaagttaAAATAATCATCGAATACTAACAAAACTAGTGGTTCAATTTGTCAATatgtttttcttccttcttgagaTTCAACACGTATTGTATACTAAGAAAATCACGatggtaaataataaatatgcgCAATTTGGAAATTTAAGACTGAATTTTTATACAAAGGTTTTGCCGAATGAATtgatgaaagaaaattaaaacgagcAGACTCAATGATGTAAATAAAAGCCCAAACTCTACGAAACGCTGTAGTTACAATGGGCTAAAGCCCAATCTAATAAAATCCCGTTAACAATAATTACTGTCCATGCATGATGCATGGTGGATAGAGCTGTTTGGTTTAGGTAGtcgggaagaagagaacaaggaaaCTAGCATCATTAGCAATTTGCAACATTGCCAAATGGCAATGGCAATGGCCATGACCTCATCCTTAATGTTATCAACAACTTGTTCTTTCAGTTTCCCTTCTATCACTATATGCATTTCCTTTTACAACCCTAACCCTTCTAGAAGACTAGCTCTCTTTCACCTTCTTTCGGGTCCTTTTGGTAATTAACCTCCATTCACATCAGCTTTATTATTATCCATTTGATACTTAgagttaattaattatattatcactCTGTTTATATTAACAGAATTGTTATGGCAATTTATTCAGCTATTCCACAGTCCCAATCTCTGTTATTTGGTGTAAAAGGTTCAGAATTATTTAGAGTAGCAGAGGCTAATGCAGCAGAGAATCTAATTCAACCAGAGCAAAACTTGTTTGAATGGGTCAAAAATGACAATAGAAGATTCTTACATGTTGTGTACCGTGTTGGGGACTTGGATAAGACTATAAAGTATGCTACCTATGATGCTTCAATTGCcctaaattaatgcaattattatacTATATTCTTGAATCTTGATTACATTTTTGgaatgtgtatatatatttagGTTTTACACTAAGTGCCTTGGCATGAAGCTGTTGAGAAAACGTGATATACCTGAAGAAAGATACACAAATTCTTTTCTTGGATATGGCCCTGAAGATTCCAATTTTACAGTTGAGCTTACCTACAGTGAGTTTAGATGTGCAAGATACAAACTTTTGTTTAGCATAAAATAGTTTGTGCTTCTCTTGTTTCTTGTTTGTATTTCTTGATCATTGCAGATTATGGAGTGGACAAGTATGACATTGGAAATGGGTTTGGTCATTTGGGTGTTGTAGTTGAAGATGTAAGCTCCTATTATAGAACAATTAGAAAACAAAGTATGATTGTTGATATTGTAGAACTAAGCAACAGCAACTTAAAATTCAAATAGAGTCTCTAATTGAACACATTGGTGCATTAAGaaccaatttatatttttcatgAACATTAGTTACCAGCTTATCTAACATCACCAGCCAATTAATCAATGTGTGTTGTTATCTTCAAACTATGAAATTCTCACAGGAAGTTAAAAACTAAATGGTCTTTTTAAGAGTGGTTTTTGGTACATTTCCTTTTATTGATGCTCAATTTTCATGTATGCTGCATGTCTCTGTCAAATTTCTGACTTAAATTATGATGATTATTGTCCTTACTCCAATTTCTAGGCTGCCAAGGCAGTTGATCTGATAAAAGCAAAAGGTGAAAAGGTTATCAAGGAACCAGGGCCTGTCAAAGGTGGCAGCAATcggagagatagaacttgagagagtgttcttccctcttgtgcctccattttcagcgtgtAAGAGTGTtatgtgaggagagagaatgctgaaatgagtgtttttagggtttagttatgttggaccaagggcccactttgggtccggttggctcagtttggcccgttcggtccaatctttgttcgatttctataaaattggtaccgaaattctcgtctcaatctcctctatcacatttagccataaaaatatcattttgggctttctagaataaattctcatttatggattaattagccgttaattaaccgggtcttacaaatCCCATCCAAAAATGCACATATATTTAACTTAATTCATGCTTCCATTACTCTTTTGCCACTCTGTGCTTATATTGATCCTATCCTATTTGCCTACCTATTTTCCTGCTTTACTTCTTCCattatatcctggaatttctacttttcaggatgtctgaccctaaaGGCAAAGGAAAAGCTAAGGTCACTACCGGCAAAAGAAAGAGATGCGAATCCTCTATGACCATCCTCGATACTttgcatgatgattcctggctgGAGAAGAATTTTACTCCGCAGAAAAAGGCTGATCAGTTGGTACCTGCCACTGACCCAAAAAAATTTGTAAACAAATACTGTGAGCTCAAGTATCCAGTTTTTTCCACTTCTAGGAACCTTTACCTGGAAAGAACTCTCAAAATTCCGgcagaactacagcagtacacttCTGAACAGAttaaacaaagaggctggttcttcctggaaagaaacttgacagaggtcaatgcttcctgggttagagaattctactgtaactatttcaagacttccctagatgcagtgcacctcagagggaagcagatcTTGATTACTGAGGAAGCCATTGAAGACATCCTCCAGCTTCTGCCTAAGGAAAATCAACTTGACGGTTACCAAAGGGCTAaagaggatatgagatttatGAGATTTGAATGGGACGCAGTCAAGCAGAGAGTgacccttgatcctactgtcccatgggtcatgggaaagaatacACTGGCACCCAAGGGAATCAAGCTGCAgtatttgaatgatgaggctcagctTTGGCAATAAATTCTGAGTAATTAcattatgccgagcactcatgagacagaagtgcccgctgctatgatcaccctcctctggtgtgtgatggaaggTAAGGACCTATATCTTCCCCGTTTCATCCGGTATTATATGGCTAGGGTCCATGTCAGATgcactctccctttcccttatctgatcacccagctTGGCCGCCGAGCTGACGTACCTTGGGAGCTCGCTGATGAGAAGCCCCCTGCTGCGGAGTGccagaagattatccctcacagcaggaagttccaGGCCTTGGGTTACAGGCCACATTTCCTCACTGATTCTGCTGAGGCAGCCCCTTCATCAGCTGCCCCTTCCGCCTCTGCTGCCCCTTCAGcatccactgcacctccacctgctctTGAGCCCATTTATCACCTGGTGCACCGCCTTTTTGACCGCATGGATCAGATGGACCGCCGCCACAGGCGACGTTATGTGAGGTCTGAGCGTCGCCACAAGTGACGCTATGAGCATTTAAAGTTGATGATCCAGTCCGGCAACACTGACattccctccgagcccgacacaccatcagagacTTCTGAGGAGGAGGCGAGTGATCATGAGGAGGACGCACACACCCAGGCTGAGCAGGGTGGACCTGAGCAGACTGCACCACACCATGAGGAGCCCCACCAGATACAGACCGCAGATCCAGAGATTCCTCTATAGACAGAGCCTCTGCTTCAGCAGACAGCTCCTCCTACACTCACGGAGACTATAGACCGTCTGCCTACCACCGAGACACCGGTagcccatccttccggagatgacacttcttcccacccagcttgagtgagcatcgaggacgatgctatcttttaagtgtggggaggtcaccatctctggcatattttttggtgaactactatagactcttctatcttattttgttcattttctgtattttattttatcttttagtacttgcacatttttcttttgtttttgctgtatttttgcatcttgcactttgggctgtatatatcttagatattttagcttaatttgcacttttagattattagttatagaataagTGGATTagttagtatagtttacccttttagcatataatagtttggattaattaaaaataaaaggagtaaactagagactttagtttaacagaatcaaaacatcCACGCACtttatatatatagcattacatgttagttaggtATCAACATTTTTCAAGGAAAAATACTAAGATTTTAAAGGCCGCCTTAAGATTCACATTGtgttgaatggaaactcttaattcctacttgcatgacatatataactgatatatgctttttgagcttgagaacacacaacctgtgagttttgagcttaaatgTATGGTTACAtccaaaccataaatttcattcttgtgtgtttcgtacttcttttctatgcttgcaatctttattttgttttaatctatatgtccaaaatagaatatagatacataccaagagatgattgaggccattatttatttttgctcacttatcccaaatagcctaccctttcaatcacccttgttagcccccttgagctttttgaccccctcttctgttttataaccacattactagccttaagcagaaaaacaaataaaaatttcaagttgaattcttggttagcttaagatagatattgtgtataatttaagtatggaaaatttgtgggaacatgggatgataaggaaaaagggaaattaaattgaataagttatctcaaaaatttgggaagcatgctcatgtgaaattaaaataaattaaatcaccatgtgcattgaatgaaaaaaaaatttagtaattaaataaggggatacaaaaaaaaattattaccccaatgcaaaataaaaagaaccaatgcacatgggacaaaattcaaaattaaatttggtGCTTGAGCATGTAaatcgatgccatgacatgtttgttgagtgattttaggtcctagaggcaagtttggcaaggcaaaagtggaaggaagcatgtacaaagggagaaaacatgaagaaaacaaaggagaagcacacattagagtgtgcgtgtgcacaaatcactgtgcgtacacacaagaacCATAAAGCCATGTGTGTGTATGCACAACattctgtgtgtacgcacaagaagaaaatcagcaagtgtgcgtatgcacaagtcccagcgcgtgactcatttattgcaaatcgctgggggcaatttctaagCCTCCAAAGCCCAGTTtttggactttctgaagctgattcttcctatatCTAAGAGggcctcactccatgtgaagGGGGGGAGCACATTAGGGTTAGTTTAGTATCATGTAGGTTCTTTTCTAGAGatagaagctcccccttctctctagaaattagggttcttagtttacttttcttgtaattttctttttgattcttgttttactctagtttcttctacctttccttgttctattgtcttaatttccttagtttatcttgtcattttctctatttttgccacttttatgtatttgcactcttgttactttaatttacatttaatgcaattttatgtttcatgcctctttattgtttaattgagttgctatcgttattttccttgcttagtagttgtagaatttattatttcttgtcactttatcatgctttcttttcattcccaccaagtgtttgataaaatgcttggttgggctctTGCATAGTTTTtttcactcttggttgagaaattgtgtggtttgggtgaacttgagtggtggatgtccattccacattgtgagagggttgttaattaatttggtttttcttgactctaagtgaccccttagtgttgacttaggacttagggattgagattaattatgtctagttgacttatcctcgatgtatgATTGACTAATTAGGATTAATCCACACACAATtacatgtttgtggtccacaactaggatagaaagccctAATTATCCAACTCTCACCAAGATCtctttttgtcatttaatttccattttcatttcctttacttgctttcctttaattccttgcatgcttatttacattccttgctatttacattacttgtttctCTTGTAATCACAGCCCTCATttcctccatagccaataatatgacactcaattgcaactcctagggaagacgacccgaggtttaatagtctcggttattttaatttgaatttaacatttgatcatgaggattcattgttggtttagactatgctaccaacgaagtgattcttgttttgattgattctaaACCAGCAAAAATTCTCGTTATCAaatttggcgctgttgccggggagttgcaatggtgtatgtTTTTGGCTATTGTACATATCTGAATATTATGAATAGCTTATTTTTGGTTGATTGTGAATATGTTGCTTGCTTATTTTTGGAcattgtgaatatgttaatatgtgaatatgtaaatagttatttttgattgattgcttgtttttgctagtcttaggagtttattttatttgttcttattacctttgatttttattttctttttatcctatgaattctcacccattgcATTGTGAGTTTTATTGCTATTGTGTTGTAGGAATTGGGAATTTCAAATGCTTGTTACCTAGATGGAATGAAAGGAATTCACAACAAGATTTGGGTGCACAAGCTTTGGAATCTTGAAAGCCTTGGAGAAAACAAGCTTGGGTGGGATTTCAAGGAGGTTTGATGAGAGCTCTCCAtaaatccaacttaaggacaataaaccaaagtgctaggtgggagacaccccaccatgcaACCGGAGCCCCCGgagcccaccagctgaaggtggagccttATAGTCCTTCATCCCCCGGATCGTGTGTATGCACGGAGGACCATGcacaatttaagtgtgggggaggatcggcATCTTCTAGGGGGGTAAAAATTTCTTTTCTTAGACACTTTGCAATattctttttgttccttttcttcaattttcgcaatttttgttcttatttgcaCTTTGTTTGGTTGcttatatatatttctttaatgCTTATAGTGATATGATAGTAAATACTTGCATATTGCATGTTAGAttgaataagtttggtaaaacaacaagAAATTTTCATGAAATCCTTCTTAGGGCTTTCCATTGATTGAattgagaaattattttcaaacttgcttgaagtattcttttcatagaacatagaaaagagctagaacaacataccttgtgagatttgagccttaatTGATGGTTGCATATTCTCTACCATAAAGTTTGTTCTGTTGTGAttaaactccttttatgattgtaatctttgatttgcatgaatctatatgtccattattttgtgtatgaatgcatgtatatgattgaggccattgtttcatatAGCTCactttacccaaatagcctaccttttatcttctattattagcgaactttgagcctatgctaaacccatttgttcttaattttagcacattacaaaccTTAAGTGAATAGTATGTATTGATTGGATGTCATCTCTGGATAGGACTTTATTCATTTTGGGTCTGGCTATATTTTGAGTTAGAGTATGAACAATACCCTTATTGGAGACCGAGCTTCATTAGGTCGGACTCAAGCATTTATAGGTCGAGCTAATCTCTTATGGTGTTGGTGCTTCACATCGGGCACACTGCCTTTCGTAGGATTAGGTCGAGTACTCGACATGTTTTTTATGACAAGAATAACTATAATAacaaacaataacaataataacaaataataataataacaataataataacaataacaataataacaataataaaaataacaataataagaataacaataataacaacaacaataataataaaaataacaataataataataaggaggTGACTGAAAAGAAACAATGGGAcagatatataataaaaaagaaaactaaaaactTATCCATTTTGctcaaagataataataataataataataataataataataataataataataataataacaataataataataataataataataacaacaatatcaataacaataacaagaataacaataacaacaacaataataacaataacaagatTAACAATAGCGCCCCATGAGTTCGTTCACGCTCTGCTAGGGTTTCACTGCGCCGCCTCCAtggttacacctttctttgtcttttcttcgtcaaagtcttttccatcttcttctactttattctcttaatttcttttccacttaattccCTAATTTTCGTTTTCTCTCCCAATTCATTCCTCTTTTAATTCATTCCATTTTCTAATTCACTCATTCCATATATCTTATTTCTCTCTGAAATCATTAAATACCAATTCTGATTTTCTCTACACCATGAACAACAAATCAGAGACTCAGAACCCTCATATAATTGATAGTGATCAGGAGGATGATTTGAACGTTTTAGCTTATGAAGATGTTTCTGAAGGAATTCAAGCTTGTACACGGAGCCTGTCCGGAAGAATTTTCTCAGATTGGATCTTTTCCGTAGGTACCATGGAAGGAGCTCTCTATGCAATATGGAATAAACCAGAAGGATTCAAAGTAGTCGAAAAATCTAGGAACcagtttcaatttttctttgagaATGACTCTGATGTGACTCGAATTAAGAGGGGTTTGCCTTGGTTATTCAAGAATTTTATTATTCATGTTCGCAGATGGAAGCAGTCAATAAACATGGAGGATAATCACATCTCTTATTTTCCTGTATGGGCACAATTTTGGGGATTTTCTGAACAATACAAAACACTTGAGGTTGGCCGAAAATTGGGTGGGAGACTTTGTCAAATTGAAGATGTTGCTCTATTTGAAGTTAGAGGCAAAGATACACGCATAGTGAAGGCTAAAATGGAACTGAACGGTGATAAAAAAGTGAGGGAtacactaaaattgcttgatcctaaTTAAAAAATGCTGGAAATTAGAGTATGCTATGAACGTATAGGTGTGTTCTGTACTTATTGTGCGAAATTGGGGCATGAATCTAAGAACTGccaatttttttattgatgattatgccCAAAACAATATCAAGGAAGATAAAGTTGGTGAATGGCTTGAGGCAGATCAAGTCGGTAGGCGTTTAACTGAAAAGAGAGCTTCCTTCAATCCTAACCAACCTCGGGATGGTACTATTCCAGATCAATCGAATAAAAAATTTTCACCTGCTTGGATTTTTGATAGTTTCTCAAAAATGAGTGTGCaagatgattaaaaaaaatagaataatgaaaaaattgcTGCCAATTCGGGTTTTAGAGCAGAAAATGAGGGTGAATTAGAAAACACAGGTACTGCTACTGATATTAATTCTTCTTCTAATGCTTTATTGGAGATATCCTATCCCATGAATAATGTCCAACACAATAACAACGTCATATCCAAGCTTAAAAAGGAGAACAAAAAGCCAAACCTGAAACAACTTGCCAGAAAGTCTGTGATAGGTTTCAAACGGAGGAGTGGAGGTAATGGTACTGaagatatttcaaagaaaatttgTCTCAATGATATTGTCTCTGATGCTATAacggtggagggtgccagccttcaagtggcatcCAAAGAAATATGAAACTGCTCTCGTGGAATTGTCGGGGTTTGAGGAGACACCTAACAATCCACAATCTTAAAGGGATTTGCAAATCCTACTCCCCCGAGGCTGGTTTTAtctgtgaaacaaaaaatcaatctcgaTAAGTTGAAGAAAAACTAAGATCTTGTGGTTTCAAGGAATGGTTTATTGTGGATCCGGATGGATTATCAGGGGGTTTGGCAATGGCATGGAGGGATGGTTGCACTGTTCAGATTTTACAGCATGGTAGATTCTTCATTGCGGCATCAGTTCTGACAGCTGGTTCTAATGATCCCTATGGTGTTCTAGGTGTTTATCTCAGTTCAAATGATTAACATAGAATGTCTTAGTTTGCTGAATTAACTTCAATCACCCAACAGTTCGATGGTAAGGTTGAGTTAATGGGTGATTTTAATGCCATTTCTAATCAATTGGAGAAAACAGGTGGGGGTGCTAAATCTCTTTCTTCTATTGAAACCTTTAAcagttttattgatgataattccctGATTGATATTGGTATGGTCGGAAGACCATTCACTTGGTCGAATAGACGGAGGGGTGATGAGTTGATACAAAAAAGACTGGACCGATTCCTGGTAGGAGTTGATTGGCAGCAACTCTATCCCAATGCAACGGTTCTTAGACTATCAGAATCAGGCTCGGATCACTCCCCTATTCT is drawn from Arachis hypogaea cultivar Tifrunner chromosome 12, arahy.Tifrunner.gnm2.J5K5, whole genome shotgun sequence and contains these coding sequences:
- the LOC112729036 gene encoding probable lactoylglutathione lyase, chloroplastic; protein product: MRFHLLLPPTKRAQGHGTVTTTKVSGRAIPQSQSLLFGVKGSELFRVAEANAAENLIQPEQNLFEWVKNDNRRFLHVVYRVGDLDKTIKFYTKCLGMKLLRKRDIPEERYTNSFLGYGPEDSNFTVELTYNYGVDKYDIGNGFGHLGVVVEDAAKAVDLIKAKGEKVIKEPGPVKGGSNRRDRT